The Pyrus communis chromosome 14, drPyrComm1.1, whole genome shotgun sequence sequence TATTCAAGTCTTTGGTCATCTCAAACAGAGAAAGCGCAGACTTCTAGCAAGAATTGATGGGATTCAAAAAGTTTTGCGTCGTGGGCCTAATAAATTTCTTTCTAAATTGGAGGATGAGTTGATTTCTGAATATAATGAAGTTTTGAATGAGGAGGCTATATTTTGGCATCAAAAGTCTCGGTTGATGTGGCTTCAAGAAGGTGATCGTAATACCAACTTTTTTCATCTCACTACTATTgtaaggaggagaagaaatagAATTGAAGGGCTCATTAACAATCAAGGTTCTTGGATATCGGAGCCTTCTAATCTGAAAAAGTTGGCAGCAGAGTActttcaaactattttttcGCGTTGGAAAAAGTCTAAGCAAATGGAATctcttcctaatttttttccTGATATACATGATGCTGATTGTGAAGCTCTTACCAAAGATATTTAATATGGTTGAAGTCAAGGAAAGCCTCTTTAATATTGGAGGCCTTAAAGCTCCAGGTATATCAGGTTTTCCTGCTTGCTTTTATCAAAGTCAATGGAATATATGTGCTAATGATATCTTTGAAATGGTATGGAATGCTTTTCACTCAAGGAGATTGCCTGTGGAGTTAAACAGTACGCTGATAACattggtccctaaaattgataATCCTCAAAAATGTTGAATTTTAGGCCTATTAGTCTTTGTTGCCCTCTTTATAAAGTGATCTCTAAATTCATTGTTGCTAGAATCAGACTTCTCTTGCCTTATCTGATTAGTCCTAATCAGGCTAGTTTTGTTCCTGGTAGAAAAATTTCTGACAATATCCTCATTGCTCAAGAAATTCTTCACAAGTTCAGAATGTCAAAAGGCTAAAAGGGATTTTTAGCCTGGAAAATTGATCTCTCTATGGTTTATGACATACTTGATTGGAAGTTTATTGAATATGTGCTGAATGAGGTTGGGTTGCCTTCGAATTTGTTTCAACTTATGATGGAATGTGTATCCACCGTTAGGTACCAAATTTGTTTCAATGGTGAGTTTTACTCCTCAAAACTGTATTTGGCAAGGGGATCATTTGTCCCCTTATTTGTTTGTTCTATGTATTGAGAaactttttcatttaatttctgcAACTGTGAACAGAGGAAGGTGGAAACCTGCTAAGGCTTCTCAATCTGGACCTGGCTTTTTCGGTGatgatttaattttgttttctgaaGCTACTCTAAAGCAAGCAAGATTAATGAAGAGGTGCCTTGAAAATTTTTGCAAAGCTTCTGGTCAAGCTATTAACTTTGAAAATATGTTCTCTATTGTTCTCCAAACACGTCCACGGCTGTTGTTAATAGTATTTGTACAATTTGTGGTTCTCCTGTCAAATAGAGTCTTGGGAATTATTTAGGAATGCCTCTAATTCCAACTAGAGTTTCAAAGGCTACTTATTTGGGCGTTATTGATAAAGTTCAGAAGAGGTTGGCAACTTGGAAGAGCAAGGTATTGTCCATCGCTGAAAGAATTACCTTAGTTCAAGCTGTTACATCGTCCATACCAGTTTATGCCATCCACATGACCAAGCTTCCTGCTAGTGTGTGTGAAGAGTTAGACACGTTGAACATGAATTTTTTGTGGGAGGATATcgatcaaaagaaaaaagttcaTTTGTGCCAATGGAGTATGGTTTGCAGACCTAAAAGTAAGGGTGGTTTGGGGATTAAGAGAGTTTGTGTAATGAATCAGGCTCTTTTCGCCACGTTAGGGTGTAGGATTCATGCTAAGGACTGTGGTTTTTGGCCTCAAATTTATCCGGCTAAGTATTTGAAAGGCTATTCTATTTTACACCCCAAAATTCATGAAAGAACCGAGTGTTCTTATTCTTGGACAGGAATTCTGTATGGAGCTAATCTTCTTAAAAAGGGCATGACTTGGAGAATTGGCAATGGTGAGAGTGTGAAATTTTGGAAGGATTCATGGGTCTTAAATGTCCTTTTAATTGAAACTATTGATGTTGCTAATATCTCCAATATTGATTGTGTTGTCTCTGAGTTTTTAAGTAATGGTTGGTGGGATCTTGATAAGCTCATAGGTGTGTTGCCAAGGGATATGGTTCCAAAAGTTATATGTCAGCCTGCTGGTACTACTGGTGCAGGTATGGATAAAATTATTTGGAGATGTGTTTCTAATGGAGTTTTCAGAGTTAAGTCAGCTTATAATCTTTTCTTTGATGGATAGGATTTGCCTGATTGTTGCTGGGAttttatttggaaaattaaTGTTCCGCCTAAGCTAAAAGTTTTTCTTTGGTTGATGAATAAAGAGAGATTGCTTTCTAATGAGCAGCGAGTTAGAAGACAAATAACTTCTGATTCTTCTTGTATGACTTGTTGTGGACCAATTGAGTCCATTGCTCATATTTTTAAAGATTGTTCGAGGGCTGTGTGTATTTGGGAAAGTATGGGAGTTCCAAGGCAACTGAGAAATGCCCAGAATCTTGAGTTTAAGGCTTGGTTGCTGGCAAATCTGAAAGTAAGTTCAAAAGGGACCAATGAGGGTGCTTGGTGtactcttttcctttttatttgctGGTATATTTGGAAATGGAGAAACAAGcagattttttatttcaaatttgtcGTGTCTATGGATCCAGAAGCAATCATTGTGAGAGATGTGGCTGAATGGTTGAAGGCTTGTGTGAAGTCTTCCGTTAAACCTGTCAAGAGTTAAATTTCCCTCTCTTGCGATCATCCTGATGTAAGTTGGTGTAAGCTAAATGTGGATGGATCTAGAAGGACAAATTCTAGTTGAATTGGGGCTGGTGGCGTACTAAGAGATCATAATGGCAACTGGTTAGGTGGCTTTGCTGTGAATTTGGGACAAGGGCAGGTTTGTGATGCTGAATTATGGAGTTTATACTTTGGTTTACAACTTACTATTTATAAGGGTGCTACTGATCTTCATATTGAGATGGATTCCAAGGCTATTGTTATGTTGTTGAAGCAAACCCAAGTTGATAATTTCCATCCTTTGGAGGCAATTATGCATAGTTGCAGATTAATGATGAGACAATTGAGGAGGTGTGAATTGGATCacatttacaaagagaagaataTTATGGTGGATTAGTTGGCTAACTGGAGTTATAATATGGATATTGGTGTTCTTGTATTTAATAAGCCTCCCGTTTGGATTAGATCATCTCTCATTGATGATAATGCTAGAGTCCCTTGGACTCGTTTTGCTGTTGTTTTGTAGTTCTCTTTGGGTTGTAATCCCCgttcttcaccaaaaaaaaaaaaaaaaaaaaaaaaaaaaaaaaaaaaaaaaaccagtaaACACAAACGTATTGTTACAGCAGTAATCCACCAACAACCTCATTAATCCTGATATTGATTTTCTTGTATTCCAGTATCAAGGCAAACACATTATGAAGACAAAACGAatctaacaaatatatattactGATACTCATATAATCATTAACAAATATAGGATTAAATACGAATAATTAGGATTAAATACAAATAACTACATAAATTTAGGAGTAATTCTAAATTGGttctaatatttaaaaacatTCTAAATAACTACCTCATAGCATCTCCAAAGAATCcgaaggagatgtcaaaagTCTATGTCaactattttgacaaaaaaaaaaatagcttcAAAGGAGATGTCTCCTACACAGTTGACATTCTCCACTTTGCTGCCAAACTCGAAGGcaatgttatttttcttttttgttttattttaatgttgtGCCCacatatttctttatttttcttcacttactgattattttattattaaattctGACCCATTTGATTTTATAATAACCAAAAAgcattttggttattttgtcACATCAGCTATAAAAATtcaatttgatattttatttgacaTCTCTATTTGGAGACCGAGATGGCAACAGTTCAGTTTGAGGACGAAAATGTTATATCCATCTCCATAACCATGAAATTAACCATattaaaaaattgcaaattaaCCATCATAGATTATCCAGAACCATACCCACAAGATAACGGATTCCCCATCATATCCatattcatcaatacaaaagaTATATTCCTTCAGTTGACGCATTATAATTTAGTAGATATTAATTTcatcattaaatatttgatgtttaaaatgattcaatgaacGGATCTTGCAGAGTATAAAAATTAAACTAGTGAATTTAAAACATAGATGATGTTGGTTGATCTTTGATATCTCTCATAAGCACCATTGAATTCTTattggttttgattcaaaacttttgaactttCCTACAAAATGCAACTCACACAATGTAACTTTTGTATTCTCAAGGTAATGAGTTTAGTgaataatgaatatatatatatatatatatatatatatatatatatatatatataatataccaTATATTACTTAGTCAGATTTGGGGACGGATATGGATCAAGGCCATGCGCACCAAGCTTCGACAATTTGCTTGGGGCTATGCAATTTTGCATGTAGCTATGTTGGTTCACCTGAGACCCATTGCCACCCAATCTCTTTCatcgttacagttggttactagtTACGAGCCTGACGTCTCGCAGTTACGTGTGTTTAGGTGGGCAATTTATGTGCCAATAATGTTGCCACTATGcaccaaaatgggtcctcatAGGAGAATGAGAATCTATGTTGGTTATGGTTTGCCACCAGTTATTTGAGATACTTAGAGCTCTTGACATGCGATCTCTTTATCGCTCACTTTGCAAATTGTCattttgatgagacagtcttcctgcTGTTAGTGGGAGATAAGAACGTTAACATTTTTGCAGAACATCGCAGATTCTCACATTGATGgtaggagggaccttgcatgagcttataaatAAGTTAGGCTattcctcatattgccaatttgttttatggtggaacctcaattttctttatgGTATCAAAGTAGGTTTGGCCTACGTGTGAAGTCCAACAGCCAAACATGCTCCATGTCACCCTGTTTGTGTTGTTCACATGTTTGGCTTGAAACTCTGTTACACATGATGGAGCGTTTGAGAATGTGAGGTGAAAGAGTCCCACATCAGTTAAAGGAGAAACCTTATTGGGCTTATAAAAGGTTGGACTACTTCCCATATTgataattggttttatggtggaaccccaacttATAAGAGATTGAGTTATTTCCTATATTGCCAATgaattttatggtggaacccaaCTTTTTCTGATGATATGGGTTACACCGGTAAGGCTGCATGTTGATGATATAGATTCAACCGAAATCCCTGGCACCTAATTGTAGCGAAGGAGAGACTTCCTTCTTGAGGACATAGCCAGATTTTGCTCTTAATGTCTTTCTACATTAATTTTCTAGAACCCACGACGTTTTGATAGTTTTTTAGGTTATAATTAAGATGAATTTACGGTGTTATGAGTATTATAGGTTTTTTTACTGGTACATAATTGATACTATAATAAATTGTTTTAAACAAACAACATTATTATTTGCATTGTACAAAAACTAATAGATCCCTGGATATTCTTATTTATCAGGGGATAATAGACTGGATTAGAGTGATGTATTACAAACAAATAGGAATATCCAAGATCTATTTGTTATAAACAACAAGCTTGTATGTCGATTACAACAATTGACAAACATTCTTGGTAACCTAACAATTAAACATTACTAATTACTTGGGAATGCAAATTACCTCAAATCTAGTAAATAAAGTAGAAGCCACTCCATTGTCAAGGAGCTTTTTTTCTAAATTAGCTCAACTTGAATTGTCTAATTAGGCCCACATCCACGTACATTAGATTCCCTTGTTTAAAACTGACGGTGGAAAATGTTGACACTGAGAAAAGGCTGTGACATGGGTCACAAATCACAGCCAAACATGCCACATTTTAGGCTTTAGTGCTTATCGAATGACAAGAAAGATTAAatcttaaaacaaaataaaatctaCAATATGCATGCATGGAGGGTCCCTATACCCTCCATGAATTGTCTCGTTTTGTTAACTCTATCCCAACCTGCATTAGCTCTCTTTCCGAGTTGACTCGCTTTGTAGAAGTGCAACTCAGACTCGTTATCTGCTCCTAATAATCTAATTCCATTGGTATTCATTTCATCTAAAACTCTAGTTATAGTACAACAAAGTCTTCCTTATAATTATAATTGCCTTGTAATTTATGTCATTGATGCCGACTACTAGTAGTAGTACTAGCATATTGGCTCAAGTCACTCATAGAAGCTAACTTTGCTAGCTCTTGTTGAAAGAAAGACAATCCACCACTAAATATTGCATCACCTCCTCCTACTCAAAGGAAGTCTCTGGTTAAACTACTTTGCTCACTTTGTCCTTGTTTTGTCATGGCTGCTGCTTCAGCTGACATCATCAAGTGTTTGTTGTTCAAGAACAGTGACCCATCTCCAACTGTGGCTCCTTGAGTTGACGAAGGAGACATAAAATTCACCAAATCATTGAAGTTAAAGGCGGCGTTGTTGAATGCTGTAGCTGGGTTGTTGTTGCTGGTTGTAGATCCCATTCGAGCTGCTTTTTGCAAAAGTGCTGTGGCTGACATGGGTTTTTGTTGGTGGTGGTTCTGATTGTTATTAATGTTGTTATTATAGAAAGAGGTGGTAGTGGTGGTAATTGTTTCAGAGAAACTCCCTTTggtttcttcctcctcctttagCACTCCCCGAAGTAACAGCGCCGATGACATAGAGAGATTGTTGGCATTTGCAAATGATGATTCTTCCACGaactttttgttgttaatgAGCCATTGCATCTGAGATGACGATGAAGACGATCCAAACATGTCCATTGATTCCGTTTGCAGCATTTCAGGCATAAAAGCTTTAGAGCTGAGATGAGAATTGTTGGCTGCTAGATGGTCAGAGCCAGCAAATTCCGACTGAAACATTGGTATAAAATTTGGGATTCTTTGTGGTTCATGGGCATTATTGGTAAATGACCCATTCATGAAGCTTGGATGAATAGTTGAAGCTGAGCAAAATCTTGCACTTTGCTCAGCCGCCAATGCATCACAGAAGGCTCTGTGTGTTATGAAGCTATCCTTCCTGTTTAACAAAATTTGGTCAACAAACTGATAAGTTTGACAGTGTATTATATGCATGTATAAAGCACATTTAAGTAGTTGAAATTTGGTAaataaatttgtgaaaattCTATTATGCTCCTTATGGCAATGCACTGGAACAATGAATGGTTGAATATGttgcaaaaaattaaatgaacaaagaTTTGACAGTAGAGGATCCTGTGTATAGTAGATTTCCGGTGCAAAGTAGAAAATCCCACAAATTTGATGAGTTCAGCAATACTCGAAAAATACATGATAAAATCGCACACCCGAGTAATCATACAGCACtaaatatttaaaatcaaaTAGATCCCCATAAGGTCTCTACGTGAAAgcattaaatgtatattctttCCCCAAATTAATCATATAAAGGGAGGGAATTTGTAAAGATAGGAAGTGACGGATTAAACTGGAAATAAACAGTAGATAGTAGTACCTGGAAAAGAGTGTGCCACAGTCACATCTATACTCTCTAGTCCCACAAACTTTGCTATGTGCCTTCCAATCCGATTGAACTGCGTATTTCTTTGAGCACTTCTCACACTTCCACTTCTTCTCGCCGTGCTTTCGGCTGAAGTGCTTTTTGATTCCGGTGAGGTCTCCGAGCGCTCGCGATGGCTCGTGGTGCACGCAAGTCTTTTCCGGGCACACGTACACCTTCTTCCGAATAACTTCTGTTTTTGATCTTTGTTTGAGCTTCCACGGAAGGTTGTGGCCACGTCGGTGAAGCTGCAAGTTCTGGTCTCTCTGGAAACCCTTGTTGCAAATTTCGCAAACGAACCGATTTGTGGCCATTAGAGATTTTGGGGACATAGCTATCACTTCTGCATCTGGATCTGCAATTGAATTAAAGTcccatcaaacaaaaaaaatatgaaaaaacgaaaataacaaaaaaataaggaaTATTGATTGACATATGTTGATCGAAGCTAATGAAGTGTGTGAAGCTGCAAGGTAGACATGAAAACACACTTGCCTGGCGTTCCAGGTAAACTCCTCTTCCTTTTGAATTGATTATTTatattagggttagggttagggttgaAATCGGGCTCTTGAGCAAACCCTGTGATGGTGGAGGGAACTAAAAGCGCATCTTCGGACATCATCTGGAAGTTGAGCTTATTAGATGTAATGGGTTGTGGTCTAAACTTGATAATTAATTCAGCAAAAGTAAGTACAGAAACAGTACCCTAccaaaacaaattaagaaagtaAAAAACTTTACTACTGCAGAAGACAATAATAAAATCTCAGTGTCTGTATTGAATCCTTGAGAACAAATGAAGCACCTCAGATCAAagcttttttgttttctgggaaaattcttcactttgcttgaactTGGAAGGGAAAATGCTACACAGAAAATGAAAGCAAAAGAGAatatttcttctctctcttccccttaTCTTATACGGCTGCGCTCTCAATGTCGGTCAGCCATAGAATCAGCTGGACCGGTAGACCCCATTCTCTTCCTTTTTGCAAAAGTGGGAAAGTTTTAAAAGATGAAATCAAGTTTTGAATTGAAAAGGTTAAACCCTAAAGAAAAGTGAGTTGCCTTTACAGCCAGCGATTCGTGAGGTAAAAATCATTACGCTATAATTGCATGAGGGCCATGAGGAGAAAGAGAGTGAGGGTGGTGCCGCCCGTGAGAGCTGAGTGGCAGCAGAGAGAGTGGGGGACCCATAAAAGACTGTCGATGACGGTGAGAAGGGAAAGTTGATAATACAAAGACAAGAGATGACTGGTACCGCTTGACCTGTCGACCAAAACCCACGAGACACTACTTCAGCCTACACACAGGTACTGCCTACACTGTTCTCTAGAAATTCTCTCTCTAGTTAAAAATCAGAGTgcaatttattaattgaaagaaaaataaataaaatcgtCGAAACGGTTAATTATAAACGGATGGTTGTACATTTTGACTGATTTACTTAACTGAATAACATCTAtcttatctctactaattaataaaatatttattgtCAACTAAAATTCTATTAAATTATCAgattaaccctctaattaaaacagaatatgaataagaaatatgaggcagaaatgtaatttcataccaccaaattttattgttttttttcttttcaaaacctTATCTACATATAattctaacatatctctaattaaaaggaaaaaaaaaaaacttctcactcccacattctctaaaatattaatcaaaatatactaaaaatatgattaaatatataatataaaatctactcATCAGACTCTTCCAGGACTTACATAACCATTACATCGTCTTTCACCATCACTAAAACCTTGTGTACGACTTTTCTCTGCGAAATTTTTTACCACAGAAAATTCcaatgtgttgaattatgaccAAACCTTAGAAagatatatgaacatatatatcTTCTAGAAACATGATATGCATGATGAACTCACTCTTacgaaacccaaaaatatttgatATGGATACCAAAAGGTTCATAAAAGCCAACTCATATGAAAGGATTTTCTCTAAAGGATATTTGATTTCTCACTCTAATTGAGATgcaatatattaatttattataagAGACTTAACAATAGGGCTAGAAGATAACTAGTAAAAGTTGGATATAAAAAACTAGAGTAAAAGTACATGAAACATCGAGATTGAGAAACTGAATTTCATAATGTGTGCTCAAGCGCCATTATTGTAAAGATAGATGCACTTGCAGATTTTAagagagagattagagagagagagagagagagagatttgtatcagtaaaatgtttttttttcattgatttgtATTGGTTTACAATGATCACCTATATAGGTGTTTTGGTACAAAGCTTGCAAAGCAAGTAATCCTCTTTAACCACCTTATTATACCAACTAACTTTATCTTTAACCAACTTTATCCAAGTCCACCAGATTCTAACAACTAACTATATGTATAACAACCTATTTAATCTCTTGACAAGTGGCATTGTTTTGACCATTGATAACCTTATCACTTGGATCACAATCTTGCACCTTATCCTTCTTACATCCTCCCTCAATTTGATGCTTGAGGGCACTGAGCATGAGATTGCTGCAATGCTGTTGAAATAATGGTGCAGATAAGAATGTCTGCTGATTGATCTGCTGAAGACAcatgttgaacttgaagatcTCCTCGAGCGACTCTTTCACGCACAAAATGATAGTCTATTTCAATGTGTTTTGACTTAGCATGGAACACATGATTGGTAGAGAGTGGTATAGCTAAAACATTATCACAATATATAATTGGAGAGGAATATAAAGGGATATGCATATCACATAATAGTTGTTAAATCTAGACAAGTTTAGCAGCCGTGATTGCTAGTGCTCGATACTTAGCTTCTATGGAAGATCGAGAAATAATGTGTTGTTTCTTAGAAGCCCAAGAAATAGGGTTTGAACCAAGGAACACAACAAACCCTAAAGTTGATCTCCTATCATTTGGatcacctgcccaatctgcatcactgTAAGATTGTAGATGCATTGGTCCTGGCTTCAAATGAATGCCATAGATAGATGTCCCATTGAGATATCGAATAATTCTTTTAACTGCAATGACATGAGAAATCATAGGGTTGTGCATGAACTGACAAGCTTGATTGACCGAAAATGCTATGTCAGGTCTTGTAAAAGTAAGGTATTAAAGTGCCTCAACAACACTCCTATATTGGTCAGGACTGTGGTAAAGCTTCCCATCATCCTTGAGTAACCTATGATAAGGTAGACATTGTGTAACACATGGTTTAGACTCTTGTAAATCAACTTTATCAACCAACTCATTGATATACTTTGTCTGTGACACAAACAATCCTTATGAGGTGTAACTAATCTGCAATCCCAGAAAGTAGTGCAATaaacccaaatccttcatttcaaaCTCTGCAGTGAGAGCTCTGATAACTTGGTTGATCAATTGAGAACTGCTACTTGTGAGAATtacatcatcaacatacaatAACAATAACATTATCCCCATTGAAGACCGTTGCACAAACAAAAAAGGATCAGCATGTGAAACTTGAAACCCCAAACTTGGTAAAAAAACTAGTGAATCTTTCATTCCAGGCTCGAGgagcctgttttaaaccatataatGCATTCTGAATTTTGCAGACATAGTTTGAGGGATGTGTTGCACTCTCAAACCCCGGAGGTTGTGCCATATAGACTTCCTCTTGAAGGATGTCATGTAGAAAGGCATTTTTGACATCTAGCTGCCAA is a genomic window containing:
- the LOC137714311 gene encoding uncharacterized protein, which gives rise to MWLRHENFKEFVAGYWSNGGCSVADKTCALVKPLKKWDIQVFGHLKQRKRRLLARIDGIQKVLRRGPNKFLSKLEDELISEYNEVLNEEAIFWHQKSRLMWLQEGDRNTNFFHLTTIVRRRRNRIEGLINNQGSWISEPSNLKKLAAEYFQTIFSRWKKSKQMESLPNFFPDIHDADCEALTKDI
- the LOC137715582 gene encoding zinc finger protein BALDIBIS; amino-acid sequence: MMSEDALLVPSTITGFAQEPDFNPNPNPNINNQFKRKRSLPGTPDPDAEVIAMSPKSLMATNRFVCEICNKGFQRDQNLQLHRRGHNLPWKLKQRSKTEVIRKKVYVCPEKTCVHHEPSRALGDLTGIKKHFSRKHGEKKWKCEKCSKKYAVQSDWKAHSKVCGTREYRCDCGTLFSRKDSFITHRAFCDALAAEQSARFCSASTIHPSFMNGSFTNNAHEPQRIPNFIPMFQSEFAGSDHLAANNSHLSSKAFMPEMLQTESMDMFGSSSSSSQMQWLINNKKFVEESSFANANNLSMSSALLLRGVLKEEEETKGSFSETITTTTTSFYNNNINNNQNHHQQKPMSATALLQKAARMGSTTSNNNPATAFNNAAFNFNDLVNFMSPSSTQGATVGDGSLFLNNKHLMMSAEAAAMTKQGQSEQSSLTRDFL